From a region of the Geothrix sp. 21YS21S-2 genome:
- a CDS encoding B12-binding domain-containing radical SAM protein, whose translation MVLKGGNGMGGGGALLLYSAPKSGYGDEWMTFLPIGLGFLQAMLKSRGHACRLANLSGKGRKEILAYLRRHDPAVIGVSMFTFNRKRSCDLLALAREACPGAVLLAGGPHPTHLAREVFEDCPSLDAIVKGEGEIPLLEVMARGAAWREAPGLILRDGETPSAPPMEDLDIMGAPVEHFQADFLDDPGQLSYLSTSRGCPATCNFCNTPEFWGSSVRFRSPEAVLREMTLLRARHGLTYFSFRDDTFTANRGRILKLMDLIQGSGMHPLWNCQSRVNLVDEDRLVAMKRAGCEFMQFGVEHGSERVLQLLDKGTNMRQALKALTLVRKVGMNLGIYLITGIPGEEWADVEITCDLIRSALPHDVQVSPLALYPGTRLFDTYRAEGRISPDFFRGSGDAEVFARVDAHTEKALRRLAQVAEATKPRAIYTPAQFREQKAWLGFCAVTNLLCGEAAEEEGRFLEAEAEYDEVVTKEPGNSWGFLKRALLLRRTGRAARARADLAEVLALAPGNPEAVELAREWGAGKGWKASQGPAAVMKGSQAYLDRVEFDS comes from the coding sequence ATGGTGCTCAAGGGCGGAAACGGGATGGGCGGGGGCGGCGCCCTCCTGCTCTACAGCGCCCCGAAGAGCGGCTACGGGGACGAATGGATGACCTTCCTTCCCATCGGCCTGGGCTTCCTGCAGGCGATGCTGAAGTCCCGGGGCCACGCCTGCCGCCTGGCCAACCTCAGCGGCAAGGGGCGCAAGGAGATCCTGGCCTACCTGCGCCGCCACGATCCGGCCGTCATCGGCGTCTCCATGTTCACCTTCAACCGCAAGCGCAGCTGCGACCTGCTGGCCCTGGCGCGCGAGGCGTGCCCCGGCGCGGTGCTGCTGGCCGGAGGGCCCCACCCCACCCACCTGGCGCGGGAGGTCTTCGAGGACTGCCCGAGCCTGGATGCCATCGTCAAGGGCGAGGGGGAGATCCCCCTGCTGGAGGTCATGGCGCGCGGCGCCGCGTGGCGCGAAGCCCCCGGGCTCATCCTGCGGGACGGGGAGACCCCCAGCGCGCCGCCCATGGAGGACCTGGACATCATGGGGGCCCCCGTGGAGCACTTCCAGGCGGACTTCCTGGACGATCCCGGCCAGCTCTCCTACCTCAGCACCAGCCGCGGCTGCCCGGCCACGTGCAACTTCTGCAACACGCCCGAGTTCTGGGGCAGCTCCGTGCGCTTCCGCAGCCCGGAGGCGGTGCTGCGGGAGATGACCCTCCTGCGCGCGCGCCACGGCCTCACCTACTTCAGCTTCCGGGACGACACCTTCACCGCCAACCGGGGGCGGATCCTCAAGCTCATGGACCTCATCCAGGGCTCGGGCATGCACCCCCTGTGGAACTGCCAGAGCCGCGTGAACCTCGTGGACGAGGACCGCCTGGTGGCCATGAAGCGCGCCGGGTGCGAGTTCATGCAGTTCGGCGTGGAGCACGGCAGCGAGCGCGTGCTCCAGCTCCTGGACAAGGGCACCAACATGCGCCAGGCCCTGAAGGCCCTCACCCTGGTGCGCAAGGTGGGGATGAACCTGGGCATCTACCTCATCACCGGCATCCCCGGCGAGGAGTGGGCGGACGTGGAGATCACCTGCGACCTCATCCGCAGCGCCCTGCCGCACGACGTGCAGGTCTCGCCCCTTGCGCTGTACCCCGGTACGCGGCTCTTCGACACGTACCGCGCCGAAGGGCGCATCAGCCCGGACTTCTTCCGGGGCTCCGGGGACGCCGAGGTCTTCGCGCGGGTGGACGCCCACACCGAGAAGGCCCTGCGCCGGCTGGCCCAGGTGGCCGAGGCCACGAAGCCCAGGGCCATCTACACCCCGGCGCAGTTCCGGGAGCAGAAGGCTTGGCTGGGTTTCTGCGCCGTGACGAACCTGCTGTGCGGCGAGGCCGCGGAGGAGGAGGGGCGGTTCCTGGAGGCCGAAGCCGAGTACGACGAGGTGGTGACGAAGGAGCCCGGGAATTCCTGGGGCTTCCTGAAGCGGGCCCTGCTCCTCCGCCGCACCGGGCGCGCCGCCCGGGCCCGGGCGGATCTGGCCGAGGTGCTGGCCCTGGCGCCGGGGAATCCCGAGGCCGTGGAGCTGGCCCGGGAGTGGGGCGCCGGAAAGGGCTGGAAGGCCTCCCAGGGGCCCGCGGCCGTGATGAAGGGATCCCAGGCGTACCTGGACCGGGTGGAGTTCGATTCATAA
- a CDS encoding ligand-binding sensor domain-containing diguanylate cyclase: protein MPSIRALAVLFLALWFAQAEPAGRYLFRTYGPEQGFVEPGLTCITQDSEGFIWIGGDSGLVRYDGVHFRKWTAADGLAATTVSRVLRRRGGGIWVITEGGLVKYHRGVFTPVLFQGRPFRPIRGSAVDLDGDGALWALGMDGLYRTGGDGMERVADVPSGQGRGLACRAATRSVFAVVGGQVWERRKDSTWVHYTTEDGLPADGIETLAVDGEGRLWVVGRRLLRYQDPGEAAFRDASSWLPAPPFASCTINRETDGSVGIPTNSGLLRLKGDDHEVIDQAAGLPCKWTVSSLRDREGNLWVVGPTLYRQLGRGYVRTFTVEDGLPSDLVWNVFRDRSGRLFAGTSEGLALLGERGWSRVPGTEGLSVTSLVQGDSGALLIGSTNAPLRTLETRGGAATETFLRGLRAEGLAHPERSQSVACGRDGVIWVADPSRGVFRIDSRQRTFRLDYGPAQAGVPDFTPWHLVEDGEGRIWGATSAGLVIHDDSGWHRFGRAHGLKVDPLNGIALASDGTAWVLYREPRGVSRVAYANGSIRVLESLDTTNRLGSNVAYAGAVDAQGRLWLGTDRGLESVLGAASAHLGRSGGLAGDDCSQNAILVDGNQDVWVGTTTGLSHVIAGNRPRDLAPLVTAITQITRGREELRPPYADLGPVGHADATLEFRFASPTFVNEKAVLYQVRLAGLEDDWRSTDVPQARYAALPGGTYTFEVRAAYPGMAFGPSASYAFEVLPPWWRTWWFLSLEILAAMGIVSVVMNWRFRTLARQKERLAAMVDKATGDLLKANHALEKANLALKAQSLSDPLTGLHNRRFLSVVVDDDTAKVQRSYRDWTPGQALPNNDLLFLMVDLDHFKVVNDTFGHHVGDQVLAMVAQVLRRAARETDGVIRWGGEEFLVLARNSTRAEAPILAERIRSLMAEQKLVLETGEEVRWTCSVGYAAYPFCLQDTTWLGWEKVVEIADACLYLAKRAGRDAWAGAEAREGLDRAAHGPRLPWELMELDREGAIEVVTNKPEGLKRPPATGEVFA, encoded by the coding sequence ATGCCATCGATCCGAGCCCTAGCCGTCCTTTTCCTCGCCCTGTGGTTCGCCCAGGCCGAACCGGCGGGACGTTACCTGTTCAGGACGTACGGCCCCGAGCAGGGCTTCGTGGAGCCCGGGCTCACCTGCATCACCCAGGATTCCGAGGGCTTCATCTGGATCGGGGGGGATTCGGGCCTGGTGCGCTACGACGGCGTGCATTTCCGCAAGTGGACCGCCGCCGACGGGCTTGCGGCCACCACCGTGAGCCGGGTCCTGCGGCGGCGGGGCGGGGGAATCTGGGTGATCACCGAGGGCGGGCTGGTGAAGTACCACAGGGGCGTGTTCACGCCGGTGCTTTTCCAGGGGCGGCCCTTCCGTCCCATCCGGGGCTCGGCCGTGGACCTGGACGGCGACGGCGCCCTGTGGGCCCTGGGGATGGACGGGTTGTACCGGACGGGTGGGGATGGCATGGAACGGGTGGCCGACGTGCCCTCCGGCCAGGGCCGGGGCCTGGCCTGCCGGGCTGCGACCCGGTCGGTTTTCGCGGTTGTGGGCGGGCAGGTGTGGGAACGTCGCAAGGACTCCACCTGGGTTCACTACACCACCGAGGACGGTCTGCCCGCCGACGGCATCGAGACCCTGGCGGTGGACGGCGAGGGCCGGCTGTGGGTGGTGGGGCGCCGCCTCCTGCGCTACCAGGACCCTGGCGAGGCCGCCTTCCGGGATGCCTCCTCCTGGCTCCCCGCCCCGCCCTTCGCATCCTGCACCATCAACCGGGAGACGGACGGGAGCGTGGGCATCCCCACCAATTCCGGTCTGCTGCGCCTGAAGGGCGACGACCACGAGGTCATCGACCAGGCCGCGGGGCTTCCCTGCAAGTGGACGGTCTCCTCCCTGCGGGACCGGGAAGGCAACCTGTGGGTCGTGGGACCCACCCTGTACCGGCAGCTGGGAAGGGGCTACGTCCGCACCTTCACGGTCGAGGACGGGCTGCCCTCGGATCTGGTGTGGAACGTGTTCCGGGACCGTTCGGGCCGGCTCTTCGCGGGCACCAGCGAAGGCCTGGCGCTGCTCGGCGAGCGGGGCTGGTCCCGCGTGCCGGGCACGGAAGGGCTCAGCGTCACGAGCCTCGTCCAGGGCGACTCGGGAGCGCTCCTCATCGGGTCCACCAACGCCCCCCTGCGCACCCTGGAGACCCGCGGCGGCGCCGCCACCGAGACGTTCCTGCGGGGCCTGCGGGCCGAGGGGCTCGCCCACCCGGAGCGCTCGCAGTCGGTGGCCTGCGGCCGGGACGGGGTCATCTGGGTGGCCGACCCCAGCCGGGGCGTCTTCCGCATCGATTCCCGCCAGCGGACCTTCCGGCTGGACTACGGTCCGGCCCAGGCCGGGGTGCCGGACTTCACCCCCTGGCACCTCGTGGAGGACGGGGAGGGCCGCATCTGGGGCGCCACCAGCGCCGGCCTGGTCATCCACGACGACTCGGGCTGGCACCGCTTCGGTCGCGCCCACGGCCTCAAGGTCGACCCGCTCAACGGCATCGCGCTGGCCAGCGACGGCACCGCGTGGGTCCTCTACCGGGAGCCCCGCGGGGTGTCCCGGGTGGCCTACGCGAACGGTTCCATCCGCGTGCTCGAGAGCCTGGACACCACAAACCGGCTGGGATCCAACGTGGCCTACGCCGGGGCCGTGGACGCCCAGGGCCGGCTCTGGCTGGGTACCGACCGGGGCCTGGAATCGGTGCTGGGGGCGGCCTCCGCCCACCTCGGCCGCAGCGGCGGCCTCGCCGGCGACGACTGCAGCCAGAACGCCATCCTGGTGGACGGCAACCAGGACGTGTGGGTCGGCACCACCACGGGCCTCTCCCACGTCATCGCCGGGAACAGGCCCCGGGACCTGGCGCCCCTGGTCACGGCCATCACCCAGATCACCCGCGGCCGGGAGGAACTCCGGCCCCCCTACGCGGACCTGGGGCCCGTGGGCCACGCGGACGCGACGCTGGAGTTCCGCTTCGCCTCCCCGACCTTCGTGAACGAGAAGGCCGTGCTCTACCAGGTGCGCCTGGCCGGCCTGGAGGACGACTGGCGGTCCACGGATGTGCCCCAGGCCCGGTACGCGGCACTCCCGGGCGGAACCTACACCTTCGAGGTCCGGGCCGCCTATCCGGGCATGGCCTTCGGCCCCTCCGCCAGCTACGCCTTCGAGGTGCTGCCGCCCTGGTGGCGCACCTGGTGGTTCCTCTCCCTGGAGATCCTGGCGGCCATGGGGATCGTGAGCGTCGTGATGAACTGGCGCTTCCGCACCCTGGCGCGCCAGAAGGAGCGCCTGGCGGCCATGGTGGACAAGGCCACGGGCGACCTCCTCAAGGCCAACCACGCCCTGGAGAAGGCCAACCTCGCCCTGAAGGCCCAGAGCCTCTCCGACCCCCTCACCGGGCTCCACAACCGGCGCTTCCTCTCCGTGGTGGTGGACGACGACACGGCCAAGGTGCAGCGCTCCTACCGGGACTGGACGCCGGGCCAGGCCCTGCCCAACAACGACCTCCTCTTCCTCATGGTCGACCTGGACCACTTCAAGGTGGTCAACGACACCTTCGGGCACCACGTGGGGGACCAGGTGCTGGCGATGGTGGCCCAGGTGCTGCGCAGGGCCGCCCGCGAAACCGACGGCGTCATCCGGTGGGGCGGCGAGGAGTTCCTGGTGCTGGCCCGCAACTCCACCCGGGCCGAGGCCCCCATCCTGGCCGAGCGCATCCGCAGCCTCATGGCCGAGCAGAAGCTGGTTCTGGAGACCGGCGAGGAGGTCCGGTGGACCTGCTCGGTGGGCTACGCGGCCTACCCCTTCTGCCTGCAGGACACCACGTGGCTGGGCTGGGAGAAGGTGGTCGAGATCGCCGACGCCTGCCTCTACCTGGCCAAGCGCGCCGGCCGCGACGCCTGGGCCGGCGCCGAGGCCCGCGAGGGCCTGGATCGCGCCGCCCACGGCCCGCGCCTGCCCTGGGAGCTGATGGAGCTGGACCGGGAGGGGGCCATCGAGGTGGTCACGAACAAGCCGGAGGGGCTGAAGCGGCCGCCGGCGACGGGGGAGGTCTTCGCCTAG
- a CDS encoding flagellar brake protein: MAESIKKSGEIQDVLAQACARRELLILATPYLRFESSFLAVQNGELHILATMSREDATFGLRAPDLTIRFPDGLGFFEAHVEVLGLGMLEGRRTIRLSLPKSLTENDQRDSYRVERVGRVLVTYSTLKGDLLQGTLVDISATGAKIHAQRDVDPAVMGPGTPLLLSVPLSPEIQIETRAEVRHLGARTLGLAFRPALPERTEQPLARWIFLRREEERERLAQRLELNDRTTKPRPAGPTGILLVSSDPDLEVALREFLAPIQPLIRLPYSAQAIKDALAAGPPLAIFHVKGTSLDERRLLKALVEISLPKVPVLLLGTQVDGTTLFELSAEWRTSSAIVWNPSRGLFLQRLAQGIIRRNTHGGDSPMAPAEP, from the coding sequence GTGGCGGAATCGATCAAGAAGTCCGGAGAGATCCAGGATGTACTGGCCCAGGCCTGCGCCCGCCGGGAGCTCCTGATCCTGGCCACGCCCTACCTGCGCTTCGAGTCCTCCTTCCTGGCGGTCCAGAACGGCGAGCTGCATATCCTGGCGACCATGAGCCGCGAGGACGCCACCTTCGGCCTGCGGGCCCCGGACCTGACCATCCGGTTCCCGGACGGTCTGGGCTTTTTCGAGGCCCACGTGGAGGTGCTGGGACTGGGAATGCTGGAAGGGCGCCGCACGATCCGCCTGTCCCTGCCCAAGTCGCTCACGGAGAACGACCAGCGCGACTCCTACCGGGTCGAGCGCGTGGGGCGGGTGCTCGTCACCTACAGCACCCTCAAGGGGGACCTGCTGCAGGGGACCCTGGTGGACATCAGCGCCACCGGGGCCAAGATCCACGCCCAGCGGGACGTGGACCCCGCGGTCATGGGCCCGGGCACGCCCCTGCTGCTGTCCGTGCCCCTCTCCCCCGAGATCCAGATCGAGACCCGGGCCGAAGTGCGCCACCTGGGCGCCCGGACGCTTGGCCTGGCCTTCCGGCCGGCATTGCCCGAGCGCACGGAGCAGCCCCTGGCCCGGTGGATCTTCCTGCGCCGCGAAGAGGAACGCGAGCGGTTGGCCCAGCGCCTGGAACTGAACGACCGGACCACCAAGCCCCGTCCCGCGGGCCCCACCGGCATCCTCCTGGTCAGCTCGGACCCGGACCTCGAAGTGGCCCTCAGGGAATTCCTGGCCCCCATCCAGCCCCTTATCCGCCTCCCCTACTCCGCCCAGGCCATCAAGGACGCCCTGGCCGCGGGCCCGCCCCTGGCCATCTTCCATGTGAAGGGCACCTCCCTGGACGAGCGGCGCCTCCTGAAGGCGCTGGTGGAGATCTCCCTCCCCAAGGTGCCGGTCCTCCTCCTGGGCACCCAGGTGGACGGCACCACCCTCTTCGAGCTTTCCGCCGAATGGAGGACCTCCAGCGCCATCGTGTGGAACCCCTCCCGGGGACTCTTCCTCCAGCGCCTGGCCCAGGGCATCATCCGGCGCAACACCCACGGGGGGGACAGCCCCATGGCCCCCGCCGAGCCTTGA
- a CDS encoding amidase, producing MTRFTLDRRRFLGLALAAGTALAARARTPGAGGVSLDEATLDQMAEGMKSGRWTAEGLAKHYLARIRTLDRASLHAVLEINPEALDIARALDRERGAKGPRGPLHGVPVLLKDNIDTGDRMQTTAGSLALVGARPPVDAPIVARLRAAGAVILGKTNLSEWANLRSSHSISGWSGRGGLTRNPYVLDRNCSGSSSGSGAAVAANLCAAAVGTETDGSIVSPATSCGIVGLKPTVGLMSRAGIIPLSHTQDTAGPMTRKVRDAAILLGAMAGPDSRDPATAGCKAHPDYTVFLDPDGLKGARLGVARAFFSGNRGVIALMEATLKALSAQGAVLVDPVDVPTADYEKAELEAMLYEFKAGLNAYLAGRGVTTPIHDMASLIEFNERMKDKEMPLFGQEYLYDAQAKGPLTDPAYLKALETCRTLSRQGIDAVMDKHRLDAIIAPTGTPAWVTDLVNGDNYGTSCATPAAVAGYPHLTVPAGFVMGLPVGLSFFGRAWSEPVLLKLGYAFEQATKARRAPKYLATLG from the coding sequence ATGACCCGATTCACCCTCGACCGCCGTCGCTTCCTGGGCCTCGCCCTGGCCGCTGGCACCGCCCTGGCCGCCCGCGCCAGAACGCCCGGGGCCGGAGGCGTCTCCCTCGACGAAGCCACCCTGGACCAGATGGCCGAAGGCATGAAGAGCGGCCGCTGGACCGCCGAGGGACTCGCGAAGCACTACCTGGCCCGCATCCGCACCCTGGACCGCGCCTCCCTCCATGCCGTCCTGGAGATCAACCCCGAAGCCCTGGACATCGCCCGCGCCCTGGACCGGGAGCGCGGGGCGAAGGGCCCCCGCGGCCCGCTCCACGGCGTACCCGTGCTGCTCAAGGACAACATCGACACCGGCGACCGCATGCAGACCACCGCGGGCTCCCTGGCGCTCGTGGGCGCCAGGCCCCCCGTGGACGCCCCCATCGTGGCGCGCCTGCGCGCCGCGGGCGCCGTGATCCTGGGCAAGACGAACCTCAGCGAGTGGGCCAACCTGCGCTCCTCCCACTCCATCAGCGGCTGGAGCGGCCGGGGCGGCCTCACCCGCAACCCCTACGTCCTGGACCGCAACTGCTCCGGCTCCAGCTCGGGTTCCGGCGCCGCCGTGGCGGCCAACCTCTGCGCGGCGGCCGTGGGCACCGAGACCGACGGCTCCATCGTCAGCCCCGCCACCTCCTGCGGCATCGTGGGCCTCAAGCCCACGGTGGGGCTCATGAGCCGCGCCGGCATCATCCCCCTCTCCCACACCCAGGACACCGCCGGCCCCATGACCCGCAAGGTGCGCGACGCCGCCATCCTCCTGGGCGCCATGGCCGGCCCCGACTCCCGGGACCCCGCCACCGCCGGCTGCAAGGCCCACCCCGACTACACCGTCTTCCTGGACCCGGACGGCCTCAAGGGCGCGCGCCTGGGCGTGGCCCGCGCCTTCTTCTCCGGGAACCGGGGCGTCATCGCGCTCATGGAGGCCACCCTGAAGGCCCTGTCCGCCCAGGGCGCCGTGCTGGTGGACCCCGTGGACGTCCCCACCGCCGACTATGAGAAGGCCGAACTGGAGGCCATGCTCTACGAGTTCAAGGCCGGCCTCAACGCCTACCTGGCCGGGCGCGGCGTCACCACCCCCATCCATGACATGGCCTCCCTCATCGAATTCAACGAACGAATGAAGGACAAGGAGATGCCGCTCTTCGGCCAGGAGTACCTGTACGACGCCCAGGCCAAGGGCCCCCTCACCGACCCCGCCTACCTCAAGGCCCTGGAAACCTGCCGCACCCTCTCCCGCCAGGGCATCGACGCCGTCATGGACAAGCACCGCCTCGACGCCATCATCGCCCCCACCGGCACCCCCGCCTGGGTGACCGACCTGGTCAACGGCGACAACTACGGCACCAGCTGCGCCACCCCCGCCGCCGTGGCCGGCTACCCCCACCTCACGGTCCCCGCGGGTTTCGTGATGGGGCTTCCGGTGGGCCTGTCGTTCTTCGGAAGGGCCTGGAGCGAGCCGGTGCTGCTCAAGCTGGGGTATGCGTTCGAGCAGGCGACGAAGGCGCGGAGGGCGCCGAAGTACCTGGCGACTCTGGGCTGA